A window from Oceanidesulfovibrio indonesiensis encodes these proteins:
- a CDS encoding integrase core domain-containing protein, whose protein sequence is EALSQLMALNQAWSMDFMHDQLQDGRGYRLLNVIDDFNREGLAIEADFSLPAERVIGVLEQIIEERGVPEVIRCDNSPEYISNRLQTWALNKGVRLEYIQPGKPQQNAYVERYNRTVRYDWLNQYLFESIEEVQEFATRWLWTYNNERPHTALGGYLP, encoded by the coding sequence CGGAAGCGCTATCCCAGCTGATGGCGCTCAATCAGGCGTGGTCCATGGATTTCATGCACGACCAGTTGCAGGATGGCCGCGGCTATCGACTGCTGAATGTGATCGACGACTTCAACCGGGAAGGTCTCGCCATCGAAGCGGATTTCTCGCTGCCGGCGGAGCGCGTGATTGGCGTGCTGGAGCAGATCATCGAGGAACGAGGCGTCCCGGAAGTAATTCGCTGTGACAACAGCCCGGAATATATCAGTAACCGGCTGCAGACCTGGGCTCTGAACAAGGGCGTCCGGCTGGAATACATTCAGCCAGGCAAGCCGCAGCAAAACGCATACGTCGAACGGTACAACCGGACGGTACGGTATGACTGGCTCAATCAGTATTTGTTTGAAAGCATAGAAGAGGTCCAGGAGTTCGCGACCAGGTGGCTCTGGACCTACAACAATGAGCGGCCGCACACCGCTCTGGGAGGGTACCTCCC